The window CAAGTGCAGCAAATACAACCGTCACAACAATTGTGGATGCTAGCCATTGGCGAACATTAACTGGTTTTTTATTCTTTTTAATCGGAGTTGGACCGCTAGAATTATTTGACTCTTTTTGCTCGTCAGGAGTCACGTCTTTCACAGCTTTCGACGATTTATTATTGCCAAATAATTTTTTCACAAACTTTTCTAAGTCGCCATCAAAATTATTTTTATTATTGCTCATCAGTTTGAACTCCCTTCTGTTGGTTTTTCAGCAGATGGTGTTTTTTGAACCGGCTGGATCGGTAAATACTTCATCGTCCCATTCGCATCATCATTCATAATGTATATTTGAGCATTCGGTAATACCGCTTCCAACGTCTCAAGTACTAAACGGTCACGAGTAATTTCTTTATTTAATCGGTACTGTTCGAATAATTTATTAAAGATCGCAACCTCACCATTTGCTTGTTCAATACGAGCTGTTTTTTCACCATTTGCTTTTGAAATAATCGCATCTATTTCCCCTTCTGCTTCACTTTTACGCTGATTTCGGTACTTTTCTGCCTCATTAATTTTCGTATTTTTCGTTTCACGGGCATCGGTTACGTCTGTAAATGCTGCTCGAACATCTTCATTTGGAACATCAACATCTTGAAGTTTTACCCCCATAATGCCAATGCCAATATCATATTTTTCAACAAGTGAAACGAGTATATCACGCGTTTTCGCTTCAATATCTGCTTTTCCATCTGTTAGAGCGGCATCAATTGTTGAGCTACCAATAACGGATCTTATTGCGCTCGATGTCGCACTATGTAAAATCATTTTCGGATCTTGTGAATTAAATAAATATTTCTTTGGATCAACGATGCGCCATTGTACGACTAAATCCGTCAATACGATATACTCATCACCAGTAATCATTTTTGTTTCTTTATCAAATGTGTCTAATGTACCATCTGCCTTTTGTTTATAGCCAAACTGTAAACTGTATGTTTCCTTCGATAACACCTCTACCTTTTGAATCGGCCAAGGGAGCTTAAAATGTAATCCTGAATCTTGAACCGTTTCATCTGCCTGACCAAAAGTTATAACAACCGCTTGCTCAGATTCATCAACGGTATACCAAGACGTCGTTACAGCAAGAAGTGCAATAAGAGCGAAAAGACTAAGACCAATAAATAATAACGTACGTTTTACACCCATAGCAAAAAACCTCCTATCCAATTTTTCTATTCTATACCATTTACGGATAAAAGTTTAATTAGTTTCATTTTTATAGAAAATTATTATATTAGTGAAGTAATGACAAAACAAAACACAGCCATCCATTAATAATAGGACAGGCTGTGTTTTGTTTTGGGGTGAGTTCAATTACGCATTGGCTAATTTTCGTCCAGATTTTTTCCGATTTCACTCGAAAAGCTTCCCTTAAAAATCTGTGAAATCCGCCAGGGCATTTGCTATATTTGAAACGGGGGTTTCTAAATATAACTTTAACACCATAATATAAAGTACATATAAACGATTTGTAAAGACATTGTTAAGTTTACTGAGAAAGCGGCAAATAAACTTTCATGCTCGTGCCACATCCTACTTCACTCGTTACATGGATTTTCCCTTGATGAGCTTCAATTAAATGTTTTACGATCGATAAACCTAATCCCGTGCCACCAGAATTTCGACTACGCGCTCGGTCTACTCGATAAAATCGTTCAAAAATGCGTGGTATTTCTGCCTTTTCAATACCAATCCCTTGATCCTTCACTTCAAATATTCCATATTGCTCATTTGTACTAATTCGTAATGTGACTGTCGTTTCCTCTTTTGAATAAGCGATTGCATTATTAATTAAATTTGTAAAAATTTGAATCAATCGATTCGCATCCCCTAAAATCATAGCATCTTGTTCAATTTCCACTTCAAACTGCATATTTTTACTTTCTAGCTGTGCGCTCGTAATATCCACTACACGAATTAAAATATCTTGTACACGAGTTGGCAAAGCATTTACTGTAAAGCCATGCTGTTCAATTTTGGATAGTTCCAATAAATCATTTACAAGCACTTGGATGCGATTACTTTCCTCATTAATGATTCCTAAAAATGACAGCAACATTTGCTCATCTTTAAAGGCACCATCGAGTAGCGTTTCCGCAAAGCCTTTAATCGACGTAATCGGTGTACGCAGTTCATGTGATACATTAGCAACGAAATCTTTTCGAATTTGCTCTAAACGAATCAGTTCGCTTATATCATGCATAACAATTACTACACCTAA is drawn from Solibacillus sp. R5-41 and contains these coding sequences:
- the hflK gene encoding FtsH protease activity modulator HflK, with amino-acid sequence MGVKRTLLFIGLSLFALIALLAVTTSWYTVDESEQAVVITFGQADETVQDSGLHFKLPWPIQKVEVLSKETYSLQFGYKQKADGTLDTFDKETKMITGDEYIVLTDLVVQWRIVDPKKYLFNSQDPKMILHSATSSAIRSVIGSSTIDAALTDGKADIEAKTRDILVSLVEKYDIGIGIMGVKLQDVDVPNEDVRAAFTDVTDARETKNTKINEAEKYRNQRKSEAEGEIDAIISKANGEKTARIEQANGEVAIFNKLFEQYRLNKEITRDRLVLETLEAVLPNAQIYIMNDDANGTMKYLPIQPVQKTPSAEKPTEGSSN